Genomic window (Vampirovibrionales bacterium):
ATGCCCAGATGAGCGCCCAAAGCCCGACTCAACCAGAGCATTTGACGGCGCTCCGGCTTGCGGCGCTCGCCCACGCGAATCAACGCCAGAAACAGGGCCAGCGTCAGCAGCGTGGCGACCAGAGAGGCCATCGTGAAGGGCGTCAGGTGCGTCGCATGAAAGAATCCCCAGCAAAGAGCCAGCATCGTCGCGCTCAGCAGGGCGAGCGAGCGGCTTTCGAGCAGGGCCAGCGTCAGGCCGTAGGTAAGCCCGAGCGCCATCAAGCCAAAAATAGCCGTTAACGCCTGGGCAACTGCCATATCAGATCCAAAAATCCTGAAGAACAAGGCCATCAGGGCAATCAAAAGAGGCGGGGCCTGCGCAAAGCCGTTCCCATAAAGAGTAGGAAGCCATGAACCGCTGCCCATCGCCATTTCTTTGGCCGATTGCAGCCAATGCAAATCCCTCAGCGTCTCAAATAGGCCCAGATTGGCCATAGGCGAAGCCGCCAGCGCAACAAACGCAATCGCCAGCAGCGTTTCGGGGAGATATGTCGCCATCAGGCGCAGCAAAAAACCCATGGGAGGGATGTCGCCTATCCTTTGCAACCCTTATTATAGCGAAAATCGCCGTAAGCGGGCGGGTTCGGCGCGCGCATCGCAAGGCCGATTTTTGAGCGACTTTGAGCTACAATAACGGCGTTTTCCCCAACGGCGTTTCCTCGCCCGAATCCGCCAGAGGCTTGCGCATGACGATTCCGGCATTGTTGATTCCGGTAATTTCGATTCCCGGCTGGTTTGGCGCGCGCCTGCGCGGATGGGCCGCATGGGGCCTGCTGCTGGCCGTCGCGCCGGTGGTCTTGAGCGCGTGTCTGGCGCTGGCTTTTTTCTTGCCGACGTCGCAAACGCCCTCTTTACTGCGCGCTCTCGCCCCACAACCGGCGCTGGCGCAAGCGCTGTATTTGTATCAGAACCGCACGCCGCAAGAAACATGGGCGGAGTTTTACTTTGCGCTGGCCGCCCAGCTGGCTTCACGCGGCAATGTGATTCTGGCCGAAAACATGCTGGATAAAGCCTGCCGCCTCAAGCCAAAAGACCCGGATTTCCATGCGGCGCACGGCTTGACGCTCGAGCAACTGGAGAAATTCGACGCGGCGCGCGCGGCGTATGAAAAAGCCATCGCCGCCAAACCGGACGCCATGGAAGGGTATTACCACATGGGCGTGCTGCTGGATCGAATGGGCGACGGTGAAGCGGGGATTCAGTGGCTGCTGAAGGGGCTGGCGATCGAGCCCAATAACGCTGCGCTGAACTACGATATCGGCGTGATTTACGCCAAGCGGCAAGATTACGCGAATTCTGCCCTGTATTCGGGCGCAGCGGCGAAATCGGATCCGCGTCTGGCCGAAGCGCACAATAATTACGCGTACGCGCTGGCCAATCTGGGCCGTTATCAGGAAGCATTAGTCGCCGTGGATCGCGCCATCCTCCTGAAACCCAACAACGCAGCCTCGCTCGATACGCGCGGATTCACGCTTCACGGGCTTAAGCGCTACGCCGAAGCGCTGGCCGACTACGACAAAGCGCTGGCGCTCGATGGCGAGATTAGCGAAATTTACCTGCACCGCGCGCAGACGCTGGAGGCGATGGGCCGCGTCGCGGAAGCGGTTGCGGCGTACGAGCAATACCTCAAGCAGGCGCCCGAGGCCCCTGAGCGCGCAGATGTGGAGAAGAGCCTGCTGCGACTGCGCCCGACAACGACGCCTGCATCCCGAGCGGCCTCCGGCGCGGCCTCTTCTGCGCCTCAGCCGGTTACGCAATCCCCTGCAACGCCTGTGAATCCGTGAGGAAACGGGCCATGCCAGGGATTTCGCTTTGCAGGGCGGCAGCAATAGGGGCGCTGATGCTCGGTATCTTGTTCTGCCCGCTGAATCTGAGTGCGCAGTCAGGTCCTGCCGCCACAGCAGGCGACGCAGGCAAGGGAAGCGCGCCGACAGGCCCGGGCGTCGCGACGCCTCGCCAGAAGACCGAGACGCGCCCCGGCGTCAAGCAACGGGAGAAGGTCGTTCTCAAGGCCCCGATGGGAGGACGAAGCCCTGTCCGACGTCCTTGAGCCGGCCCGCGAGGCGCCGCCGGTCTTTCTCACCGGCTATATGGGCGCTGGCAAATCGACCATCGGGCAATATCTGGCCCGGCGGCTTCGGTACGCGTTTCTGGATACGGATCGCCTGCTCGTCAAGCGCTTTGAAGCGCCCATTCGCGAGATTTTCGAGCAGCAGGGCGAAGCCGCGTTTCGCGCCGCCGAACTGGCGTTGCTCGGGGAGTTATCTCAGACCAGCAAAACCGTGATCGCCACAGGGGGCGGAGCGCTGGCGCGGGCCGAAGCATGGGAAGCCCTGGGCGCGCGCGCACGAGTGGTCTATCTCTACGCCCCGCCGGAAGTCCTCTTCGAGCGCGTGATTTTTTCGCCGCGCGAGCGTCCGATGATTGACGTGCCAGATGCGGAAGCGCGCTTTCACGAGCGTTTTGCGCAACGCGAGCCGTTTTATCAGCGCGCCCACCTGCGCGTACGGACCGACGCGCGCAAACCCGAAGCCGTGGCCGCCGAAATCGCCGAAGCGCTGGCAAACTGGCCGGAGGATCAGCCTCAGGCCCTGCCGGGAGATGCGCGCCCATGACCGCGCTGACCGTTTCGCTGCCTGCGCGCGCGCGGGATTACCAGATTATCATTGAGCCGGGCCTGCTTTCGACTCTGGGGCCTGCTTTAGCGCCCGTTTTACCAGCGGGATCGCGCGCGCTGCTTATCAGTGACGAAACCGTCTATGGCCTTTACGGCGAATCGGCTTTGGCGCAGCTGGACGGGGCCGGTTATCAGGCGCAACGCTTTGTGATTCCCGATGGTGAAACGTCGAAGACGCTGTCAATGGTGGAATCGGCGTATGACGCGGCGCTAAAATTCGGGCTGAGCCGTCGCGACGCCATCATCGCGCTGGGCGGCGGCGTCGTCGGCGATCTGGCGGGATTCTGCGCCGCGACGTATTATCGCGGGACGACATTCGTGCAAATCCCGACCACGCTGCTCGCGCAGATTGATTCGTCGGTGGGCGGCAAGACGGCAGTGAATTTTCGCACGGTGAAAAATGGCGTCGGGGCGTTCTATCAGCCAGCGCGCGTCCTTATTGACCCGGCGGCGCTCAGCACGCTGGATGCGCGCCAGGCCCGCGCCGGTCTGGCGGAAGCCGCCAAGTACGCCTTGCTGGAAATCAGCGCCACGGGCGACAGCGGTCTGTTTGGCTTCTTGAGCGTACAGGCCGAGGCTTTGCGCCATTTGTCCAGCGCCAGCCCCGCCACGCGGTGCGAATTAATCGCGCGCTGCTGCCAAATCAAGGCCGAGGTCGTGGCCGCAGACGAAACCGAACGCAGCGGCGCGCGGGCAATGCTGAATCTGGGTCACACGTTTGGCCACGCGCTGGAGGCCGCCGCAGGCTACGGCACGCTCCTGCATGGAGAAGCCGTCGCCATGGGCATGGCGATGGCGCTGGAGATGTCGACGCAACTGGACCTGCTGGGCGCTGAAGAGGCCCGCCGCGCGCGCGCGTTGCTACGTGCGCTGGACTTGCCGCTCACCCCGCCCGCCGGCTTACGCGCCGAAACCCTGCTGGCGCTGATGACCCAGGACAAAAAAGCCCACGACGGGCGCATCTCGTTTGTCCTGCCCGTGGAATGCGCAGGTCGGGTACGTCTGTGCGACGACGTGCCCCAGGCAACCGCGCTTGCAGTCGTCCGCGCAGCGCTGGCCGCCCGCTGACCAGTCGCTTTATCCACAACGGGGAAGGCTCCCGATCGACTTTGCGATCGGGAGCCTCTTAAAAGTGCGCTTCAGAGACAACAGTTCAACCCCGTAATGTTGTTATGCCCGGCGCCGGCGTCCGCCAATCGCCTGATGTCCGGATTGTTACAATCGCGCGGCGTCGCAGGTCAGCAGGCAATTTCCGCCATAAAATTGTTTTTATTTTTGTATATCTTTCCAGATCAGTCTCTGGATTCCCTTGATGCGTTCCCCGATTCTTTGCGAAAGCGTTTGCCATGAGCGTTTCTCCCTCCGGCTTTTATAACAGCTATCCCGCGACGACAAGCGAGAGCAGCAGCAAGCCGCCCAAGCCGCCGACTTACCGCCAGCGCAAGGCGCAGGCTGAAGCCGCGCAGACGTTCGCCAATGACGTGATGATGGCCCAGCAACTCACCGGCAAACAGTTGAGCGAAGAAGATGTGTCGGAAGCGATGACGCTGTTGGGGCAGATGCCCAAGAATTCCGACGTCAAGCTGAATCAGCGCGTCAGTTATGAGCAGCAGAAGGCGTGGTCGCTTTCGCAAGCCCAGCAGGACGCCAGCGACGGCAAAAGCGCCGGACAGGTTCTGGCCAACCTGATGTGGGGCGATCAGGCCCTGACGACCAAAAAAGCCGTCAACGAGAATTGGTCGTACATGATGAAAAGCTTTACCCAGGTAAAGGCCCCCGACTTCGTGAAGGTCCATAAGGACGGCGGCAGCGATCTGGGCCTCAACGACGAGGAATCCAGCGAATAAGGCTGCGGGTTCGGGTCAATTGCAAACGATTCGCCACAAAACGCCCTCAACTGGGGGCGTTGCGGTAGAATCATATTGAAACGCACGTGATTATTACGAATCATCACGTACCGACCTCAATCAGGGGCGTTGCGATAAAATCCTATTGGAACGCGCTTGATTATTACCAATCATCAAGCATATCCCTCGATTGGGGGCGTTGGCAGTAAAATCGGGTTCAAACGCCAAGCGCGGCTGTCTGTTGGCGCGCTCTCGGCGTTGCTTTGCCCCAATTGCAGGAAGGTCGCTTGCGATGTCCACCTCCGCCGTGTCCGAACAACCCGCCGCGTCCGCGATGCCAGACGCTAACGCTTCTCCCGCGCTGATTCGCGCCCTGGACCATGGCTTTGTCGAGCGCGTGGACGCGATGGGCAGCGATCTGACCGTGGTCAATTCGGCTCGCGTGTCGTTCGGCAAACGCAAGGACGCCCTTAGCGCCCAGGACGAGAAGCTGATTCGGTATCTGGCAGCGCACAAGCACTGGAGCCCGTTTCGGCATGTGCAGATTCAGTTCCACTGCAAAGTCCCGGAATTTGTCGCGCGGCAGTGGTACAAGCACGTGGTCGGCATCGCCTACAGCGAGGCGCCCACGGTGGATCATGCCTGGAACGAAATCAGCCAGCGGTATGTGGACGCGGGCGAGTTTGATTTTTATACGCCAGATGGCTTCCGCCAGCAATCGAGCGATAACAAGCAGGCGTCAACAGACGATTGCGTTCCGGATCCCGGCGGCG
Coding sequences:
- the aroB gene encoding 3-dehydroquinate synthase — protein: MTVSLPARARDYQIIIEPGLLSTLGPALAPVLPAGSRALLISDETVYGLYGESALAQLDGAGYQAQRFVIPDGETSKTLSMVESAYDAALKFGLSRRDAIIALGGGVVGDLAGFCAATYYRGTTFVQIPTTLLAQIDSSVGGKTAVNFRTVKNGVGAFYQPARVLIDPAALSTLDARQARAGLAEAAKYALLEISATGDSGLFGFLSVQAEALRHLSSASPATRCELIARCCQIKAEVVAADETERSGARAMLNLGHTFGHALEAAAGYGTLLHGEAVAMGMAMALEMSTQLDLLGAEEARRARALLRALDLPLTPPAGLRAETLLALMTQDKKAHDGRISFVLPVECAGRVRLCDDVPQATALAVVRAALAAR
- a CDS encoding shikimate kinase, which encodes MRSQVLPPQQATQAREARRQARASRRLARRPRRAPASSNGRRSFSRPRWEDEALSDVLEPAREAPPVFLTGYMGAGKSTIGQYLARRLRYAFLDTDRLLVKRFEAPIREIFEQQGEAAFRAAELALLGELSQTSKTVIATGGGALARAEAWEALGARARVVYLYAPPEVLFERVIFSPRERPMIDVPDAEARFHERFAQREPFYQRAHLRVRTDARKPEAVAAEIAEALANWPEDQPQALPGDARP
- a CDS encoding tetratricopeptide repeat protein, which codes for MTIPALLIPVISIPGWFGARLRGWAAWGLLLAVAPVVLSACLALAFFLPTSQTPSLLRALAPQPALAQALYLYQNRTPQETWAEFYFALAAQLASRGNVILAENMLDKACRLKPKDPDFHAAHGLTLEQLEKFDAARAAYEKAIAAKPDAMEGYYHMGVLLDRMGDGEAGIQWLLKGLAIEPNNAALNYDIGVIYAKRQDYANSALYSGAAAKSDPRLAEAHNNYAYALANLGRYQEALVAVDRAILLKPNNAASLDTRGFTLHGLKRYAEALADYDKALALDGEISEIYLHRAQTLEAMGRVAEAVAAYEQYLKQAPEAPERADVEKSLLRLRPTTTPASRAASGAASSAPQPVTQSPATPVNP
- the thyX gene encoding FAD-dependent thymidylate synthase — its product is MSTSAVSEQPAASAMPDANASPALIRALDHGFVERVDAMGSDLTVVNSARVSFGKRKDALSAQDEKLIRYLAAHKHWSPFRHVQIQFHCKVPEFVARQWYKHVVGIAYSEAPTVDHAWNEISQRYVDAGEFDFYTPDGFRQQSSDNKQASTDDCVPDPGGELMRAYAAHCRDALALYQRLTEAGAAREQARGALPLSIYTEFYWTASLQAIVNFIQLRKHPGAQYEIRVYADAIETLTRQVAPLSLQGLLGDAPPSA